A genomic window from Amia ocellicauda isolate fAmiCal2 chromosome 15, fAmiCal2.hap1, whole genome shotgun sequence includes:
- the LOC136771933 gene encoding cadherin-related family member 5 yields the protein MRLLLVVSVLAGAAWRHSAGKITNTSAASGREFYFSCFARGREISWEWEPRYPRCAGVEGNWQRIYSIDRRGNHTVESHRFRSRLRVNSYNILVLKDIVMSDAGLYSCSDIVGYKDYINLHVTQGCYKNLRLTPSNQSVSPRVGESFSVLCSHCDSTEPPATGFDWSLNGQPINGDSEGFMVGDKTLTIQRVDESHEGRVTCGSGGLRAELCLTVDNTSLGTSATPPPGDHTPATPPHGDHTSITPPPGDPTSATPLKADQTSTTHPPGDHTSATHPHGDHSSATPPPGDQTSASPSPGDPTSATPLKADQTSTTHPPGDHTSVTPPHGDQTSATPSPGDPISATPPNGDQISPLVQINGSPAFTQLYIVCILAAMILAVVV from the exons ATGAGGCTCCTGCTGGTTGTGTCTGTGCTGGCTGGAGCTGCCTGGAGACACAGTGCAG gtaaaataacaaacacatcAGCAGCATCAGGAAGGGAATTCTACTTCTCCTGCTTTGCTAGAGGACGGGAAATCAGCTGGGAGTGGGAGCCCAGATACCCCAGGTGTGCTGGAGTGGAGGGGAACTGGCAGCGGATCTACAGCATCGACAGGAGGGGAAACCACACAGTGGAATCACACAGGTTTAGGAGCAGACTGAGAGTCAATAGTTATAATATACTGGTGCTGAAGGACATTGTCATGAGCGACGCTGGGCTGTACAGCTGTTCTGATATTGTTGGGTATAAGGACTACATTAATCTGCATGTGACTCAAG GCTGCTACAAGAACTTAAGACTGACTCCATCTAACCAGTCAGTCAGCCCCAGAGTGGGAGAGTCTTTCAGTGTCCTTTGCTCCCACTGTGACAGTACAGAGCCACCAGCAACTGGCTTTGATTGGAGCCTCAATGGACAGCCCATCAATGGAGACTCTGAGGGATTTATGGTGGGGGATAAGACTCTGACTATACAGAGAGTGGATGAGAGCCATGAGGGCAGAGTGACCTGTGGTTCTGGGGGTCTGAGGGCAGAGCTGTGCCTGACAGTGGACAACACATCACTGGGCACCTCTGCCACACCCCCACCTGGAGACCACACCCCTGCGACCCCCCCACATGGAGACCACACCTCTATCACACCTCCACCTGGAGACCCCACCTCTGCCACACCCCTGAAGGCAGATCAAACTTCTACCACACACCCACCTGGAGACCACACCTCTGCCACACACCCACATGGAGACCACAGCTCTGCCACTCCCCCGCCTGGAGACCAAACTTCTGCCTCACCCTCGCCTGGAGACCCCACCTCTGCCACACCCCTGAAGGCAGATCAAACTTCTACCACACACCCACCTGGAGACCACACCTCTGTCACACCCCCACATGGAGACCAAACTTCTGCCACACCCTCACCTGGAGACCCCATCTCTGCCACACCCCCAAATGGAGACCAAATTTCTCCCCTTGTCCAGATCAATGGCTCCCCTGCCTTCACCCAGCTCTACATAGTGTGCATCCTGGCTGCAATGATCCTGGCTGTGGTGGTGTGA